CAAGTGTTACATACTGAAAGCTCGAATAGAGATCAATGCTGGCCATAATCGTAATAGAAAGCGTCAGCGTAGCGAGGTGCTCATGATGATTGATATAATGCCTCATCAGCAAGCTCCTAAGCGGTCGCATTAAATGATAAAAACTGTCGTTTATGGATTGTTGTGAAATCGTTTACATATGTTCCTATTTTCTTGGTACCCAATCTCATTCTAAAAAACAAAGTTTCATTTTTAACAACAGGAAACATTTTTAGTGCTAGAATTAAGGGACAATCAGTCTAAAGAAGATGGAGATATTGATTTTTGATTATGCTCGTGTTAATACAGAAGAATATAGACTATCTCATGAAGGAAATTACTGAAATAACGGATTCAACAAAACAACATTGTATGGATACTTAGAGAAGGCTTGAATATGAAATGGATTACAGTCGTAATTTGCTATTTTGTGATTTATGACCGAGCATATATTGAGTGATGTGAAAGCTATGCATAGGATGAAAAAGGGACAAAGTGATTTGCAAAATTAGAAAGAGTACATCTACTGAGTGTTTGAGTCTGTAGCATAAAATAAGGGTCTGTTAGGAATCTAGTATTCTCTAGGTTATACTTCATATATTTGTACCAGAACCAATAGGAGAGAAGAGATGAGATGAAGATGAAGATAGAAATCATTAAGAAGAAAGTTTTATTTGCTGAATTAGAACCATTAGGGAAAATTATTTTAGGCAATATTTTTCTAGGGCTAGCTTACGCGAAATGGATGAAGCCAAATGGGATTATTAATGGTGGTGTTACTAGTATTGCGATGATATTAGAAAAGGTAACAAGTATTCGAATTTTCTATTTGACGATAGGAGTCACCGTACTACTTTTAGTTTTTTGTTGGATATTTTTAGGGAGAGAGAATTTTTTGAAATCCATTATTAGCAGTATTTGTTTCAATATATTTTTTACACTTTTTTATTTGTTACAGTGGGATATTCAAGTTAATCTAGTGGTCGATTTTTTATTAGCAAGTTTGTTTATTGCAGTTGGTTACTACTATTGTATTTCATCAAATGCTTCTACTGTTGGGATAGATGTTATTGCATTGGCTATAAACAAAAAACATCCTGAATTTAGTATTGCTCGAGGCATTCGCTATATAAATTTTATCGTGCTAGCTTTAGGGTTAGTAACTTATGGGGTCAAATCAGTAGTAGTGGGTATATGCTTCAGCCTAGTAAATTCTTATATACTAGACCTTTTTTTAAGGAAGAATATCAAACAGAAAATATGAATAGCACAAGATTAGGAATGCAGGGAAAAAGCTTTTAGATGAAGGAGTGTTTTATAAGGTCATTATTGGAGTGATTTCTAATAGGAAAGTGTACATATCGCTAGCAAGCTAAGAAAACACATTCCACATTAAAATGAAAAAAACGCTATTCTTTCTATTAGAATTACAAGGAAGGATGGTGCTTTTTGGTTTCGGTGCAAAAACTTCAAGATACACGCAAGTAACTAGGAATATAAGGAACACGATGACTATTATATACGGTCAAATAACCAAAAAGTGACATTTAAATAATGTTCACAACGTATCGATTTCTACGATTATACAAGAGACTTTAAAATATATGAATGTGAAGATTATTCAGGTTGTCCATTCAAAGAGAAAAGTACAAAAGCGAAGGAAAATCGTCAAGTACACTACAACCTAGTATATGAGGAATGAAAAGTAAAACGAAAAGTCTTTGGTCTAAGAGATTCTCCAATAAATGATATATTAAAAACAGAAGCAATGAAAGTTTAGAGAAAGAAATTAAAAGTATAACGGATCAAAAAAGGTGTAATATTATTAGTTTATTTTTATATGTTAGCAGGAGATGATAAGTGGATCAAACCTGACAGAATGATAGTGTGTTTTTTAGAAAAAGCACTTCACAGAAGAGTTAAAATTGAAGAAGCTCAAAGTATCTTAGAAAAGGTTACTCACATATTTATGAAAAAATATCCAAATATCACCCGTATATTTTGAATTATTATATATAGAATTGAAAAACAATAATGGTCATTAAACAAACATGAGGATTTATGGATATATTTCGTATCTCTTAGAGAGTTTTGTATAAATACTCAAAAGTAAAATCTCATGTTCCCATAGTCAAACCTTCTGTTGAGTAGTAGTTCCGTTCATCGTATATACCGTTTTATATAATGTGAATGAAAACGAAAGAAAAAGAGTACATCATGGTTCACTCCATTTCATTTATTATATCAATGTAGCACACAAAAGAGCAACTCACCAAAAGTGTAGAAGAACCACTTTCATTTTGCAATAAACAAGATGGTTTCGCCTAATTTAAACTTTATATAAACTACTTGTAATGGCTCATATAGAGCAATGGATTTAATCTCATGAGAGAATGATGAAGAGGAGTATTGAGGGATTTTTATATTACACTTAGAATGTAAAAATCTATTCAAGAAAACTGTTGAGACATTGGGAAAACTATTTGATGATAGAGAACATATCCCGTATGATGTAATTGGAATTATGATTGTTAACATTGTTAATAAAATGCAAGAACTCATTGAACAAGTTTAAAGGATGCTTAACAACAGTGAGGCATTGCTTATTTTTTTGAATGAATTTTTTAGGAAACATAGAAAAGTATTTTGATGAAATATATGCTTATCTGTTAGATGGAAAAAGTATTGTTAATCGTGAGAAAACATATGTGGATGAAATAGCAGACACCCTATTTATGTATTTTGACAGAAAGAGATTTTTAATGTTATTTTTTGGAATGGGAAGTATTTACAAGTGAAGTGAGTGTTAATTCTATCCGTTGGATTTAGATTATCCTGTTTATCTATCGATTAAAGATCTCGAAAAAGCTCTTCTAAAGTAATACCTAATCCATTTGTTATTTTTGCTAAGCTTTCTATTGTAACGTTTTTTTCGCCACGTTCAATAGCACCTATGTGGTTAGTATGTATATTTGATAATTCTCCTAACCGCTCTTGGCTTAAATTTTGTTCTTTTCTTAAAAGGCGAATGCGTTCTCCTAATTTTTTGATGAGTTCCATATTTTCAACACCTTATCAACGTATAACTAATTTTTTTTATTATAACATTTATGAGTGTGGTAAGCATTCTATTTGTGACTGAAATGAGGAGAGTGCTAATTTATTTGATTGCTTCATTATATAAATATTTCTTTTATTAACGTTGTATAGATACTTAAATGTTGATATCTTAGTAAATTTGCATTAGTATTAACAAGGATATATAACTGACAAAAAAGTCGTGATTTATGTCAAAAGCGCTTTTTTTGTCTTTTTTTGTTTTCAAATGGATGGAATAACACCCTATTTTGTATGACTGAAAAGGTTTTTTTGTTAGTTGTTAAAAGAAAATGGAATGGGATACAATAAAATATACAAGAAGATACGTATCAAATTCTGTATAGGAGGAAAGAAAGATGCCGATTTATCGCAAGGGTGAGTTTTTTAATGGTCCTGGTGGTTTCGCAGCTGGCGCTCGTATGGCAAGAGTTTTAGATGCAAATGGAGAAGAATATCGAGTGGAACATACTTGGTCGAATGAAATTTGCCCAGATGCAGCTGCAACATATATAAATAACATATGCCCAGCAGCTCCTGATACAGTGATTGTTCAAGATGTTCGTACATTAGATATAGAAAGAGATACACGATTAGGACCAATTGACGCATTCGTTTTTGGTTTTCCATGTAATGATTTTAGTATCGTAGGAGAACAAAGAGGAATAGAGGGTGACTATGGTCCGCTGTATAGCTACGGTATCCGTGTATTAATACATCATCAACCACAATGGTTTATTGCCGAAAATGTTAGCGGATTACAAAGTGCAAATGATGGTGGTGCATTTGTTCAAATCTTACGTGAAATGCAAGAGGCTGGGTATACAATTACACCACACTTATATAAATTTGAAGAATATGGTGTTCCACAAGCAAGACATCGTATCATTATTGTTGGAATTAGAAATGATATGAATGTTGAATATCGAGTACCTGCACCAACTCATGGTCCAGGTAGAGAACATCCATATGTTACAGCTTCACAAGCGTTAGAAGATATTCCAGAAGATGCTCCGAATCATGAATTTACAAGACATCAGCAGAGGGTAATTGATATGCTAAATCATATTCCACCGGGTGAAAATGCTTGGTATGAGGGAATTCCAGAACATCTTCGTTTAAATGTAAGAGGTGCAAGATTAAGCCAGATTTATAAGCGATTACATCCTCATTTACCTTCTTATACGATTACAGGAAGCGGAGGAGGAGGTACTCATGGCTATCATTGGGATGAGCCTCGTGCATTAACAAATCGTGAACGAGCTAGAATACAGACATTCCCAGATGATTTCGTATTCTCAGGTGGAAAAGAGAAAGTTCGTCAGCAAATCGGAATGGCTGTACCTCCAAAAGCGGCGAAAGTCATTGTAGAATCTGTATTAAAGACAATGGCTAGTATCGAGTATGAATATACGCAACCGAAATGGGATATAAATGTGTTATTAGGGCAACAAGAAGTGCCAGTGCTTGTATAAATATAATAAAAGAAGAGGTTCTTCCTTTAAAAGGAACGACCTCTTCTTCTATTAGTCTAGAGTGATTGCTCGATGTAATGCTGAAAATGTAGTATATCCTTTATTGTTAACTGCACGTAAAAATAATGATACTCGTTCTTCTTTTGATAGATTCTTTTCCATGCAATAATCTAAAAATCCTAATAAAGTTTTGGCGTTCATGATGAATCCTTTTACTTCCCGACCAGCAATGTGATTTTTTGTTTTCTCGGTAATTTTCTTCAAGTTTTTCTCTCCACCAATTTGGTCAGCGGCAATGTAACCGAAAAAGCCTACATTTCTACCTGCGTAACCTTCATAGTTTGGGATGTATTCACTTGCCATATGAGAAGCCAGATTTGATGGGAGAGAGAATTTACTACTGCGGTAATTTTTAGCATCGATTAACCCCAATCCATCTTGTCCATATAATAAAATAATTTCAATTTCTGTTTGGTCACCTGTTGTAGATTTTGGACGCATGATGACTTGAAATCCTAATTCTTTTAAAATCTCTCCAGTCTTATCTTCAAATGCATGGTTATCTTCTTCAGATAGATATGCTTCATAAAAGTCTTCGTTTGAGAAGGAGTAACCTTGTTCTTCTAATTTTTCTTCAATAATTGATAAAGCATCAT
The window above is part of the Bacillus cytotoxicus NVH 391-98 genome. Proteins encoded here:
- a CDS encoding YitT family protein, with protein sequence MKMKIEIIKKKVLFAELEPLGKIILGNIFLGLAYAKWMKPNGIINGGVTSIAMILEKVTSIRIFYLTIGVTVLLLVFCWIFLGRENFLKSIISSICFNIFFTLFYLLQWDIQVNLVVDFLLASLFIAVGYYYCISSNASTVGIDVIALAINKKHPEFSIARGIRYINFIVLALGLVTYGVKSVVVGICFSLVNSYILDLFLRKNIKQKI
- a CDS encoding DNA cytosine methyltransferase → MPIYRKGEFFNGPGGFAAGARMARVLDANGEEYRVEHTWSNEICPDAAATYINNICPAAPDTVIVQDVRTLDIERDTRLGPIDAFVFGFPCNDFSIVGEQRGIEGDYGPLYSYGIRVLIHHQPQWFIAENVSGLQSANDGGAFVQILREMQEAGYTITPHLYKFEEYGVPQARHRIIIVGIRNDMNVEYRVPAPTHGPGREHPYVTASQALEDIPEDAPNHEFTRHQQRVIDMLNHIPPGENAWYEGIPEHLRLNVRGARLSQIYKRLHPHLPSYTITGSGGGGTHGYHWDEPRALTNRERARIQTFPDDFVFSGGKEKVRQQIGMAVPPKAAKVIVESVLKTMASIEYEYTQPKWDINVLLGQQEVPVLV
- a CDS encoding helix-turn-helix domain-containing protein gives rise to the protein MELIKKLGERIRLLRKEQNLSQERLGELSNIHTNHIGAIERGEKNVTIESLAKITNGLGITLEELFRDL